The Bacteroidota bacterium region TACCTATACCCATAAAAAAACCGACAGATGGGAAAGTAGCTGGAACTTTAGCATATACAATGTATACAATAGGGCCAATCCATACTTTATTTACTTCCTGCCCGATTTAGATAAACTCGAAGTAAAAGCTTATATGGTTTATTTATTCCCTATTGTACCTTCCGTTGCCTGGAATTTTAAATTCTAAGGCTCCTTTGTTCAATACATAATCCTGCACACTGTTTACATCTTGTTGCATTACAAACAGCCTCGTTTATTACTTTTACCGCAAATAATTAAAGTATGAAAAAGGTAAGTTGTTTTTTGTGGTTGCTAACACTCAGTTTTATTGCCGGTGCGCAAACCAAACCACCCGTTGCAAAAGTTATAGCAGGGCCTATGTTAGGTTATGCAGAACACAGAGAGTGTTTAGTATGGATACAAACAGCCTGCAACAAAAGCATCAGTATAAAATACAATGAAGCAAATGGTAACACCGAAGGCGAGTTAACCATTAACAATAAAAACGAAAATGTATGCTTACCTTGGATAGCCAAGTTTGTGTTAACCGATTTAAAACCCAATACCGTTTACAATTACCAGATATTAATAGATAAAAAAGTAACTACATTTTCCTATCCACTAAGTTTTAAAACAAAAAAATTGTGGGCAGAGTGGAGCAAAGAAGATCCGTACGATATAAACTTTTTAGTAGGTTCATGCAATTATGTAAACGATAGTGCTTACGACAGGCCGGGTAAACCATACGGACAAAGCTCAGATATATTTTTAAAAATGGCCGAAACGCCTAGTGATTTTATGCTTTGGTTAGGCGATAATACTTACACCCGCGAAGCAGACTATAGCAGTGCCAGTGGTTTACGTTACCGTTATATGCATACCCGTTCAGAGCCAAACCTGCAAAAGTTTTTAAGTAAACAAAGCAATTATGCCATTTGGGATGACCATGACTTTGGAGATAACGATGCCAATAAAAACTACGATTTAAAAGAAGTAACCAAAGACTGTTTTGCCAATTACTGGGGAAACAAAACATTTGGCGAATTTGGCAGAGGCGTTTACCATAGCTTAAAGTATAGCGATGCAGAATTTTTTATGTTAGATGACAGAACATTTAGAGATGAGAGCGAGCTAGACGAGGAAAAATATAAAAACAAGACCCAACTGGGCGAAACCCAATTAAACTGGCTTAAAAACAAACTAAAGCATAGTGCAAGCACATTTAAATTTATATGTGTGGGCGGACAGTTTTTAAATACCGAAACCGATAAAGAATCATTTAACCTATACAAACGCGAACGAGCCGAAATAGTTAAGTTTATAGCAGAGCAAAAAATTAGTGGCGTTATATTTTTAACAGGTGATAGACATCATACCGAACTTTTAAAATACGAACCCAATAGCAAACCCGATTATATCAATACCTATCCTTTATTTGATTTAACAAGCTCGGCCTTAACAGCAGGTCCAAGCAGTATTTTAAAATCAAAAGAAGCTGATAATCCATTCCGTGTTTCAGGAACCTTGTTAGCAGAAAACAATTACTGCGGTTTAAAAATTACAGGTAAACGAGGC contains the following coding sequences:
- a CDS encoding alkaline phosphatase D family protein, producing MKKVSCFLWLLTLSFIAGAQTKPPVAKVIAGPMLGYAEHRECLVWIQTACNKSISIKYNEANGNTEGELTINNKNENVCLPWIAKFVLTDLKPNTVYNYQILIDKKVTTFSYPLSFKTKKLWAEWSKEDPYDINFLVGSCNYVNDSAYDRPGKPYGQSSDIFLKMAETPSDFMLWLGDNTYTREADYSSASGLRYRYMHTRSEPNLQKFLSKQSNYAIWDDHDFGDNDANKNYDLKEVTKDCFANYWGNKTFGEFGRGVYHSLKYSDAEFFMLDDRTFRDESELDEEKYKNKTQLGETQLNWLKNKLKHSASTFKFICVGGQFLNTETDKESFNLYKRERAEIVKFIAEQKISGVIFLTGDRHHTELLKYEPNSKPDYINTYPLFDLTSSALTAGPSSILKSKEADNPFRVSGTLLAENNYCGLKITGKRGERVVQITCYDKGGIVKWNFSISETLLKAK